The following proteins come from a genomic window of Pseudomonas syringae:
- a CDS encoding NAD(P)-dependent alcohol dehydrogenase: protein MVKTYSYAAQSAKDVLRPYQFERRAPGADDVQIDILYCGVCHSDLHTARNEWHNTLYPSVPGHEIVGRITAVGADVKTFKVGDLAGVGCMVDSCQQCASCAEGEEQYCESGFTGTYNGPVFGGENTYGGYSDKIVVKEKFVLRVSHDANLAAVAPLLCAGITTYSPLRHWKVGPGKKVGIVGLGGLGHMGVKIAHAMGAHVVLFTTSPDKRADGLRLGADEVVVSKDPAQMAAQANSLDFILNTVAAPHDLDAFLALLKRDGTMTLVGAPAEPHPSPAVFNLIFKRRSLAGSLIGGIQETQEMLDFCAEHGIVSDIEEIAMQDINEAYERMLKGDVKYRFVIDMASLKKEASAA, encoded by the coding sequence ATGGTCAAGACTTACAGCTACGCAGCGCAGTCCGCCAAGGACGTACTGAGGCCTTATCAGTTCGAAAGGCGCGCCCCCGGTGCCGACGACGTGCAGATCGATATTCTTTATTGCGGCGTGTGCCACTCCGACCTTCACACTGCGCGCAATGAATGGCACAACACACTTTATCCATCCGTCCCGGGCCACGAAATCGTTGGCCGCATTACCGCTGTCGGTGCCGACGTAAAGACGTTCAAGGTGGGTGACCTTGCCGGTGTCGGCTGCATGGTCGACAGTTGCCAGCAATGCGCATCCTGCGCCGAAGGTGAAGAACAGTACTGCGAGAGTGGCTTTACCGGTACTTACAACGGTCCGGTATTCGGCGGCGAGAATACGTACGGTGGTTACTCCGACAAGATCGTGGTCAAAGAGAAGTTCGTGCTGCGCGTCTCTCACGACGCCAATCTGGCCGCAGTAGCGCCGTTGCTGTGCGCAGGCATCACCACCTACTCGCCGCTGCGCCACTGGAAAGTCGGCCCCGGCAAGAAAGTGGGCATTGTCGGTCTGGGCGGCCTGGGCCATATGGGCGTCAAGATTGCCCACGCCATGGGGGCTCATGTGGTGTTGTTCACCACCTCGCCGGACAAACGCGCAGACGGCCTGCGTCTGGGCGCAGATGAGGTGGTGGTGTCAAAGGACCCAGCGCAAATGGCGGCGCAGGCCAACAGCCTGGACTTTATCCTCAACACCGTCGCAGCGCCCCACGACCTTGATGCGTTTCTGGCACTGCTCAAGCGCGACGGCACCATGACCCTGGTGGGCGCCCCGGCCGAGCCACACCCTTCTCCGGCAGTCTTCAACCTGATCTTCAAGCGCCGCAGCCTGGCCGGCTCGCTGATCGGCGGCATTCAGGAAACTCAGGAAATGCTCGATTTCTGCGCCGAACACGGCATCGTCTCCGACATCGAAGAGATTGCCATGCAGGACATCAACGAAGCCTACGAGCGCATGCTGAAAGGTGATGTCAAATACCGCTTCGTTATCGACATGGCGAGCCTGAAGAAAGAAGCTTCAGCGGCCTGA
- a CDS encoding NUDIX hydrolase, producing the protein MKQRATVICERDGQILYVRKPKSRWALPGGKIESGETPVQAAMRELCEETGLENLDLSYLAVYEKDQVTHYVFMTQVPSSIEASPQNEISACKWLAPKNLGALKASKATKTIVKSHARQG; encoded by the coding sequence ATGAAACAACGAGCGACAGTCATCTGCGAACGTGATGGTCAGATCCTCTATGTGCGCAAGCCAAAATCCAGATGGGCCTTGCCTGGCGGCAAAATAGAATCTGGCGAAACGCCGGTTCAGGCCGCCATGCGCGAGTTATGCGAAGAAACAGGCCTGGAAAATCTCGACCTGTCCTACCTTGCCGTCTACGAAAAAGACCAGGTCACCCACTACGTCTTCATGACACAGGTGCCCAGCTCCATCGAAGCGTCACCGCAGAACGAAATTTCCGCCTGCAAATGGCTTGCGCCGAAGAATCTCGGCGCTCTGAAGGCCAGCAAAGCGACCAAAACCATCGTCAAATCACACGCTCGACAGGGCTGA
- a CDS encoding sensor domain-containing phosphodiesterase, with the protein MTVNHLATAPRSLSDASDLRVTTVDSHVRFSDQVGIDALLNATRMLMPGIIWAAYSAGDQKCLLGHGDEQADWPAHIPFENFDPFCAERQLHCRVAGKGEGVLGWVLAPVAELENPLLNDLAVQLGSLLQTAALVRAQHTQRVLYEISLLASSTLDRGEFLRGIHEQLATLIDAENFYVALYDRQSGRITYPYYIDRFDDEALAPEAFEFLDVNRISLTGHVLISGEPSFLGASCIEQAQAQGQFFCVGRRPEFWMGAPLKNASDEVFGMVAMQVYDVSRVYSSPDRALFSVVSRHVAMALDRLLRRTDLEQTVMLRTQQLSAVNDALRQEVQDRERAEHLQRALFSIAELSSQPGDMNELFRSLHMIVGELLVALNFYIALYDSSTGEVTFPYYIDEYQLTPPRSRRGQRGFTEYVIGQRRPCLIDYENARKLERQGEIEVQGKSGRSSSWLGIPLFDGDDVRGVLVVQSYSKSVSYTLRDQELLTFVSRHIDTALSRRSAAQAIHTANLQLEARVRDRTRELDQANARLQYENSHDSLTGLPNRSQLQQRLTQAWQDFCGHDRQLIVMFIDLDRFKMINDSLGHHCGDILLIQAAERLRSCMREGDLLARLGGDEFAVLGINAALQVGTDIAQRILTAFEQPFVIDEHTVFSSCSIGVVGADRQFHQEPADLLRDADTAMYRVKNGGRDSFAVFNQALRREVLDQVEQEGALRTALKCTDQLIPYFQPLVCTATGELLALEALIRWRQADGRIIAPESFLPALEGLRLIGRLDLYMLKRVITILAQPENNNWPPVHVNCSSYSITRPAFAADVLAMLAEHDVAPARLCLELTEGALVADPEQARLSMKQLADQGMSVMLDDFGAGFSSLSYVHQYHFSGLKIDKSFILGLVSSVRSRAIVRAIVRMAESLDLTVVAEGVEDLETLELLREIGAGQAQGYYFSAPVPMEQLGTSFKLQAASGKSEASS; encoded by the coding sequence ATGACAGTCAATCATCTGGCCACGGCCCCGCGCTCGCTGAGCGACGCATCCGATCTGCGCGTCACGACGGTCGACAGTCATGTCAGGTTTTCCGATCAAGTTGGCATCGACGCGCTACTGAACGCGACGCGGATGCTCATGCCCGGCATTATCTGGGCCGCGTATTCCGCCGGTGACCAGAAATGCCTGCTGGGGCACGGCGACGAACAGGCCGACTGGCCCGCCCATATCCCGTTCGAAAACTTCGACCCGTTTTGTGCTGAAAGGCAGTTGCATTGCCGCGTTGCCGGGAAGGGCGAGGGTGTGTTGGGGTGGGTCCTGGCGCCAGTTGCCGAACTTGAAAATCCTTTGCTGAATGACCTGGCTGTCCAGTTGGGGTCGTTGCTGCAGACCGCAGCGTTGGTCCGGGCTCAGCACACTCAACGGGTGCTCTACGAAATCAGCCTGCTGGCCAGCTCCACGCTGGATCGCGGTGAGTTTCTGCGAGGGATTCACGAGCAGTTGGCCACACTGATTGACGCCGAGAATTTTTATGTCGCGCTTTACGATCGACAAAGCGGCAGGATCACCTATCCCTATTACATTGACCGTTTTGATGACGAGGCGCTTGCGCCGGAAGCGTTCGAGTTTCTCGACGTCAATCGGATCTCGCTCACCGGCCATGTATTAATCTCCGGAGAGCCATCGTTTCTCGGGGCCTCGTGTATCGAACAGGCGCAAGCCCAGGGACAGTTCTTCTGCGTTGGCCGCCGTCCTGAATTCTGGATGGGCGCGCCGCTGAAAAACGCCTCGGATGAGGTCTTCGGCATGGTCGCGATGCAGGTTTATGACGTGTCGCGGGTCTACAGCTCGCCGGACCGCGCTTTGTTTTCGGTGGTTTCGCGACACGTGGCGATGGCACTGGACAGGCTTTTACGCCGTACCGATCTGGAGCAGACGGTCATGCTGCGCACCCAGCAGCTGTCAGCCGTCAATGACGCACTCAGGCAGGAAGTGCAAGACCGCGAGCGCGCCGAGCATTTACAGCGCGCGCTGTTTAGCATCGCCGAGCTTTCCAGCCAGCCCGGGGACATGAACGAGCTGTTTCGCAGCCTGCACATGATCGTCGGCGAGCTGCTGGTTGCACTTAATTTCTACATTGCGCTTTACGACAGCTCAACCGGCGAAGTCACGTTCCCGTACTACATCGATGAGTACCAGCTCACGCCGCCACGTTCGCGGCGCGGGCAGCGGGGGTTCACCGAGTACGTGATCGGTCAGCGGCGGCCGTGCCTGATCGATTACGAGAATGCTCGCAAGCTGGAGCGCCAGGGCGAAATAGAAGTGCAGGGAAAGTCCGGCCGCTCGTCTTCCTGGCTCGGCATCCCGTTGTTCGATGGCGACGATGTGCGGGGCGTGCTGGTGGTGCAGAGTTACTCCAAATCGGTGAGCTATACGTTGCGCGATCAAGAATTGCTGACGTTTGTTTCCCGCCACATCGATACCGCGCTATCCCGGCGCAGCGCCGCCCAGGCAATCCATACGGCCAATCTGCAACTGGAAGCAAGAGTACGCGACCGCACTCGTGAACTGGATCAGGCCAATGCCCGGCTTCAGTACGAGAACTCCCACGACTCATTGACCGGGCTACCGAACCGCAGTCAGCTGCAGCAGCGCCTGACGCAGGCGTGGCAAGACTTTTGCGGTCATGATCGGCAACTGATTGTCATGTTCATCGATCTGGACCGCTTCAAGATGATCAACGACAGCCTCGGGCATCACTGCGGCGACATCCTGCTGATTCAGGCCGCCGAGCGATTACGCAGTTGTATGCGCGAAGGTGATCTTCTGGCCAGGCTGGGCGGTGACGAGTTTGCCGTGCTGGGTATCAATGCAGCGCTGCAGGTGGGCACGGACATCGCCCAGCGGATACTGACCGCCTTTGAACAGCCGTTTGTGATCGATGAGCATACGGTGTTTTCTTCGTGCAGCATCGGCGTGGTGGGCGCTGACCGCCAGTTTCATCAGGAGCCTGCCGATCTGTTGCGTGACGCGGATACCGCCATGTACCGGGTCAAGAATGGCGGTCGTGACAGCTTCGCGGTGTTCAATCAGGCGTTGCGTCGCGAAGTGCTGGATCAAGTGGAGCAGGAAGGCGCGTTGCGCACGGCGTTGAAGTGCACGGATCAGTTGATCCCGTATTTTCAACCGCTGGTCTGCACCGCTACGGGCGAGTTGCTGGCGCTTGAAGCGCTGATCCGCTGGCGGCAAGCGGATGGGCGAATCATTGCCCCAGAAAGCTTTCTGCCTGCACTGGAAGGGCTGCGACTGATCGGTCGCCTTGACCTGTACATGCTCAAGCGGGTCATCACCATCCTCGCTCAGCCCGAGAACAACAACTGGCCGCCGGTGCATGTGAACTGCTCCAGCTACAGCATTACCCGCCCGGCCTTCGCTGCCGACGTGCTTGCGATGCTTGCCGAGCACGATGTTGCGCCCGCGAGGCTGTGTCTGGAGCTGACCGAAGGTGCGCTGGTCGCCGATCCCGAGCAGGCACGCCTGTCCATGAAGCAACTGGCGGATCAGGGCATGTCGGTGATGCTGGATGACTTCGGCGCCGGCTTCTCATCCCTCAGTTATGTGCACCAGTACCATTTCAGCGGTTTGAAAATAGACAAATCGTTCATCCTCGGCCTGGTCTCCAGTGTGCGCAGCCGTGCCATCGTCCGCGCGATTGTGCGCATGGCCGAATCGCTGGACCTGACCGTTGTGGCCGAAGGCGTCGAAGACCTGGAAACGCTTGAGTTGCTGCGCGAGATCGGCGCAGGGCAGGCGCAGGGCTACTATTTTTCGGCTCC